TTTTATCTCCTCCTCTGTATCATTAATTCCTTTAATTAAAGTATACTCAATAGTAACTCTATTTTTGGTTCTATTGTAATATTCTTCGAATTTTTTAATAATATTTTCAAGATTACTACTTATAGGAATAATTTTTTTTCTTGTTTGTTCAATAGTGCTATGCAAAGAAAATGAAATCCTGACTGGAATATGAAACTCAAAAAGTTCATCAAGTTTATTTTCTATTCCACAGGTTGATATAGTAATTTTTCTTGAAGATATATTAAAAAATTCATTGCTATTTAATATTTCAATTGCTGCAAAAACATTGTTTAAATTCAAAAGAGGTTCTCCCATTCCCATAAAAACAATATTATCTATAGGTTTTGTTTTTTTATTAAGATTAAATTTATTTATTATAACATTTCCTGCTAATAGAACCTGCTCTATTATTTCAAAAAATGTCAAATTTCTTTGAAAACCACAGTTCCCAGTTGCACAAAACTTACATCCTACAGGACACCCTATTTGTGATGAAACACATAATGTAAATCTATCATAATCTTTTAATATAACCTCCTCGATAATAAAACTGTCAAATGTTTTTAGTTTTAATTTTATAGTTTCTGTGTTTTTCTCTTCTAGTATCTCTATTAACTCGATAGAATATGTTTTTTTATATTTCGATATTAAACTTTCTCTTATTTGTTTTGATAAATTACTCATATTAGAAAATTTGTCTTCATATTTATCAAAAATCCAATTATGAATTTGCTTATATCTATAATTATTATCAAAATTTAGTTTGTAATCACTTAATTCTATATTACAATTTTCAATTTTTGAATTATTTGAACTATTTGAATTATGATTAATATATTTTTCTTTATATTTAGCTTTATCATTTAATATATTTTTTAAGTATTTATAATTATTAGAACTATCTTGTATAACTTGGTTTTCAAATAATTCTGAAAAAAAATCCAATAAAAAAAAGAGCATATATAATGCCTTCTAAATAAATTTTTTAATATATTTACAATAAATATATCAGATAATAAAAAAATAAAACTAAGAAAAAAATAAAAATAAATTTTAGTTGATTTTAAATAATTTTTGTATTATTTTTATTTAGGTGAGTGAGTAATCATTCACTTTATGATTTTCTACTTTTTAATTTTTTTATTTCAATTTTTTACAAAATTTAAAGTATTTAATAAATTCAAAATTTAAAGGTTAATAAACTAATGAATAAAAAAGATTTAATTATTGATACTGCAATCGAGATACTAAAAGAATCAAATTATCATAATATGAAAACTTCCATTATAGCAAAAAAGCTAAATATTGCTGAAGGCACTATATATATATATTTCAATTCTAAAAAGGAGATTTTTATCGAAGCAATAGAGAAAGTCTCAAACAATCTACTTAACTTTTTTATTGATATTATAGATAAAGAAAGATCTCTTAAGGAAAATTTAGAAAACTTAGCTAATAATTTTTTAATAAATAATGAATTCTTCTTCAATAATTATAATGTACTTTATAAATCATTTTCAGAAGTTGATGATGATAAAATTAAAGAAAAGCTTTCATTGATATTTGATAAAAGTATAAGCTATATCTATGAAAAAATAACACAAATTAAAGAATTAACTAATAAAAAAATTGAAAAGGAGAAAATAAAATTGATTATTCTCTTTTTATGGGGTTTAGGGGATATTTCATGGAAAAAATGGACAATAAGTAATAAAAATTTAATAGAAGAATTTGATTATAGAATAATTGTAGATTTCATTTATTCACTACTTGAAATATAAAGTTGTGAATGTTTATTAATATAAAGTATAAAGCTTAACAATATGAAGTTTAATAATATAAATTTTATTAATAAATTTTTTTAATATAAATTTTATTTAATTTGAATAATTAAATTATTTTTATTTTTTTTAAAAAATAAAATGAGTGAGTAATCACTTATTTATTTAAAAAATAATTAGTTTTATGATTTTTACTTAAAAACATAAATAAAACTTTTTATTAATAAAAAATTAAGGAGGTAAATTATGGTTTGTATAACTGGTGGAACTGGTCATCTTGGAAATGTTCTTATTAGAAAATTAATTGAAAAAAACTCAATGCAAAATGAAAAAGAAAAAATTAGAGTTTTAGTTTTTCCAACAGATTCTATTGATCACATTAAAGATTTGGATGTTGACATTGTTTATGGGGATGTAAGAGACAAAAATTCCCTTATTAAAGCTTTTGATAACTGTGACATAGTTTACCATTTAGCAAGTTATATTAGTATAATTCCTGGGGAAAAAAGAATTTTGGAATCAATTAATATTAAAGGAGTAGAAAATGTAGTTGATGCTTGTAAAATTTGCAATGTTAAAAGACTTGTTTATGTTTCTTCAATACATGCTTTTCAAGATATTCCTATTGGCCAAGTTATTGATGAAAATACTCCTATTTCCCCAGAACTTGCTATTGGAGACTATGGAAAATCTAAAGCAAAAGCTACTTTATACGTAAAAGAAAAAGCAAAAGATTACATTGATGCAGTTATAGCATGCCCAACAGGAATCATTGGCCCTTATGATTTTAAAATATCAAGGATGGGAAAATTTTTTCTCGACTTTGTAAATTCTAAAATTCCTTTCAACATAACAGGAGAATACAATTTTGTAGATGTAAGAGATGTTGCTGAAGCTCTAATTTTACTTTCGGAAAAAGGGAAAAGAGGAGAAGTTTACATTTTAGGTGGTGAAACAATTAAAATACCTAAAATTATCGAATACTTTTCAGAATACTCTGGTAAAAGAAGACCAAAAATTACTTTACCAATTTGGATTTTGTATCTAATTGTTCCTTTTTTAAATCTTTACTATTTAATTTTTAAAAAACCTGGTAATATTACTTTAGAATCTATAAAAATATTGCAAAGTAACGCAAATATATCTTATGAAAAAGCAAAAAAAGATATTAATTATAAACCTAGACCTATTAAAGAAACTATAAAAGATATGGTTTTTTGGTTTAAAAGTTATTTAAATATGTGCTAAATAAAGTTAAATAAAAAAAATACAAAAAATTTAAAATTATAAAAAATATAAACTAAAATAAATTAATTAATGAAAAAGCTTAATATTTTAATATTGATA
This genomic stretch from Spirochaetota bacterium harbors:
- the rlmN gene encoding 23S rRNA (adenine(2503)-C(2))-methyltransferase RlmN, which produces MLFFLLDFFSELFENQVIQDSSNNYKYLKNILNDKAKYKEKYINHNSNSSNNSKIENCNIELSDYKLNFDNNYRYKQIHNWIFDKYEDKFSNMSNLSKQIRESLISKYKKTYSIELIEILEEKNTETIKLKLKTFDSFIIEEVILKDYDRFTLCVSSQIGCPVGCKFCATGNCGFQRNLTFFEIIEQVLLAGNVIINKFNLNKKTKPIDNIVFMGMGEPLLNLNNVFAAIEILNSNEFFNISSRKITISTCGIENKLDELFEFHIPVRISFSLHSTIEQTRKKIIPISSNLENIIKKFEEYYNRTKNRVTIEYTLIKGINDTEEEIKNLINISKRLGNFVNLIEYNTVDGIDFKATDREKINNIREVLEKNGINVAIRFRRGREIKGACGQLLYEKENKCIK
- a CDS encoding TetR/AcrR family transcriptional regulator yields the protein MNKKDLIIDTAIEILKESNYHNMKTSIIAKKLNIAEGTIYIYFNSKKEIFIEAIEKVSNNLLNFFIDIIDKERSLKENLENLANNFLINNEFFFNNYNVLYKSFSEVDDDKIKEKLSLIFDKSISYIYEKITQIKELTNKKIEKEKIKLIILFLWGLGDISWKKWTISNKNLIEEFDYRIIVDFIYSLLEI
- a CDS encoding NAD-dependent epimerase/dehydratase family protein, whose amino-acid sequence is MVCITGGTGHLGNVLIRKLIEKNSMQNEKEKIRVLVFPTDSIDHIKDLDVDIVYGDVRDKNSLIKAFDNCDIVYHLASYISIIPGEKRILESINIKGVENVVDACKICNVKRLVYVSSIHAFQDIPIGQVIDENTPISPELAIGDYGKSKAKATLYVKEKAKDYIDAVIACPTGIIGPYDFKISRMGKFFLDFVNSKIPFNITGEYNFVDVRDVAEALILLSEKGKRGEVYILGGETIKIPKIIEYFSEYSGKRRPKITLPIWILYLIVPFLNLYYLIFKKPGNITLESIKILQSNANISYEKAKKDINYKPRPIKETIKDMVFWFKSYLNMC